The following is a genomic window from Leptospira dzoumogneensis.
ATGCAGACGATCCTTAAAAAGCTTGTACTAAAAAGCCTTTTTGTATAATCTTTCCCAATGACTCGGTTCTCTCTTAGAACTGACGGGGCCTTTCTTGTCGGGATCACAGGGATGATCGGTGGAGGTAAATCCACTGCAGCTAGGATCTTAGAAGAGTTGGGCGGAGTCAGGATAAGCGCTGACGAGATTGCCCGTAAATATACGGATCCTGACAGCCCGATCTCGAAGGAACTAATAGATTCCTTAGGTTCGGAAATTCTGGATGAGTCAGGCAAGATAGATCGTAAAAGGATCGCTAAGTTGGTATTCGGGAATCCCGAAAAACTGAAAATCCTAAACTCTTTGACCCATCCAAGGATACGTAAGGAGTTTTTGGAAGTCCTGGGCGGCTTGAAAGAAGGCAGCCTGGTCCTATGGGAAGTCCCACTTCTATTCGAAACGGACTCTTATACACTTTGTGATGTTACGGTCTGCGTGATCTCTGATCCTGAAGTTTCCCTAGAAAGGACAGTAAAAAGGGATGGGATCACTAGAGAAGAAGCGGAGGCCAGGGCAAAAAGTCAGCTTTCACTTCAGGAAAAAGCGAATAAGGCCGACTATACCATTAAGAACACAGGGGATTTGTCGGACCTTCGTAAAGAATGCGAATATTTGTACGCTGAGTTAAAAGGAAGAATGAAATGAAGGAAAAAGTTTTCTACGTCATCAATCTAGACAATAAAAGGATCTCCCTACTCTCCCTATTTTTAGTGGGACTTCTTTTTTCATTCTTCTTCTTAGGAGTTTCCGTAGGCAGAAAAAGAGGCCAAGTGCAGGACGACTTGGCTCTGAACTCTAATAGAGATAATATACAATCCTTATCTTCTTCTACTGTGAACCAAGCGATGGAAGAATCTTCCGCTACTTCTACAATTAAAAAAGAAGAAGAAGTTAAATTTAGAAATCTTCCTCCAGGTGCGGAAGTTGTGGATCTAAGATCCGATGTTTCTCCCGCAAAAAAAGAAGAACCGTCTAAGATAGAAGTAGAAGCCCCATCTTCTTCTCATCCTGAAAAAAAATTAGTCCGCAAAGAAAAGGAATCCAAGAGATCAGTTCACACTTCTCCTCGTAAGGCGGCTGTTCACAAGGCAGATAATGATTTTTTCGTTCAGGTAGCGGCATTCAAGACCAAAGAAAAGGCGGATGAACTCAAGTCGTCTTTAGGCGGGAAGTCCTACGTGAAAAAAACCAAAAACGGTTATTTTACTGTTCGTATGGGAAATTTTCCGTCCAAAGAAGACGCTGAAAAATCCATGAAAAAACTTCCCGGCAACTTGAAAGAAAACGCTTTGGTCTCTAAGGAATAATTTTTTTTCCATATTCTGCCGGCTGAACTTCTATATTTTTTCAATTGACCTAGGAACCGTGAAACCCCAAGTTCGTTGTTAACAGAAATGGATCTGAAAGAACTCGAACCAGTTCGTCTTGCCGTTGTCAGATCCACAATCGAAAGATTGCGTCATACGTATTCGGATCTTTTAACATCGATTAAGGGATACGACGGGATCCCCTCCTTTTTCGAAAACAATCTCTACGCTCCTACAAACAAGGAAGAAAGAGACAATGCGCTCGAAAGTTTGTATGAAAAATTAAAAACGGTCGCCGGTAAGGCCATGACCGACAATATCCATCAGATTATTCTGTTAAATAAACTCACCGATTCTTTGGATTTCGATACTGCCAAAATAGTTATCGAAAATAATCTGATGGAGAACGGGGAGATCCCTCAAGAAAATCTTTATGCTGCATTAGGCGCGACCGGCAGATTCGAAGATAGAAGAGCTCAGATCAGCATGGTTGGTGATACTCTAAAGTTTTTCTTTTCTCTTTCCAAACTTCCTATGGTGAAACTCATCATGGCGCCTATCAAAGTTGCAGCGTCCATGGTTGGAGCCACTTCTTTAGTGGATACTATGGAAGCAGGTTATAATTTATCTTCTAAGATCAAAGATTTACAACCGTTCATTGATTCATTTATCGATAGAGAAAACAGACTTTTAGGCAAATTGATCAACGGCGACAAACACGAGCCGATCCAATTTTAATTTTTCCAAAGAACTCCTTTTCAGATTCCATCTTGCCTTTTTTTAGATTTCCTAGATCCTTTGCTCCGGCCGGACCTTTGGCCTTGGGGCAAACTCATGTTTATAGGGCATTATAGCGTTTCTTTCGCTTCTAAAAAAGCGGAACCTAAAACTCCTCTTTGGGCGAGTTTTATAGGAGTTCAGTTCGTAGATATTCTGTTTATGATCTTTATCTTATTCGGGATCGAAGGTATTAGGTTCGTTCCGGGTTTTACGGAAGTGAATAATTTCGATCTTTATTATATGCCGATCACTCATAGTCTAGTAGGAGGGATCGGTTGGTCTATCTTGTGTTTTCTCATCTTTAAATTCGTTTTTTTAAGATCCAAACCATATTCAAATTCTTTAAAGAACAAAATTTCAGGACTTATAGGTTTAACCGTTCTTTCTCATTATTTTTTAGATCTTCCAATGCATACTGAGGATCTGCCTATCCTATTCGATTCAGGTCCTAAAATAGGATTCGGTCTTTGGCATAATAGAACTCTTTCCATCGCTACGGAAGTAACTCTTACCTTGATCGGCTTGATATTATATTTCAAAGCGACTAAACCGGGCCCGACATTCGGTGGAAAGTTCGGAATGCAGATCTTTGGCGGGATACTTTTGGTTTTAGCGATTGCAACTCCATTCTTCCCTCCTCCGCTTACGATCCCTGAATTTTCTATCCAGGCGTTAGTAGGTTATGTGCTTCTTGCTTGGGTAGCAGGCTGGCTGGACGGCAAAAGACTTCCGGCGGAGTCTTGATCTTATTAGGTGTATTTCTAATCTGTGGAAAATAAAAATTATCCATTCTTAGGTGCAGTAGGCCTTTGTCTCTTAGTTCTAGTTATAGGTTTTGGAATAGGGATCGTGTTTGCGATCCTTCAATCCACTACAAAATTAAGTATAGATACAAAGGTGATTACTGCAATAGGAAACTCAGCCTCTTTCGGATTTGCAATTTGGATCGGGCTTAGGATCTCTAAAAAAGAATATTCTGAAGTTTTAAAACTCAATCCGTTGAAGCCGCTTGAAGCGATCAGTTTCGCGATCACAGCAATCGGTTTTTCCTTTCTACTTTCCGAAGTGGATAATTTGTTTTCTATGTTAGTTCCTAAACCGGACTTCATCATAAACTTATTCCAAGGATTATTCGATGGGGAGAATATATTCTTATCCGCGATCTTACTTTCAGTCGTAGCTCCGATCACGGAAGAACTTATGTTCAGAGGAGTGATCCTAGATCGTTTCTTAAAACGATTCTCGGTTACTTCTTCTTTTATTCTTTCCTCTTTGTTATTTGGGCTGATCCACTTGAATCCTTGGCAATTTATCGGATCGAGTATTCTGGGAATCTATATGGCCTGGGTAGTTTATAAAACGGATTCGATCTGGAATTCGATTTTAATTCATGCGGTATTCAATGGGATCCCGCTTATCGTTCTGCATGGACTAGAACTGGAGATCCCAGGTTTTTCCGCCCCGATTGCAGGAAAAATTCAGGTCCTACAACCTATTTGGCTAGACCTTTTGGGTTTACTGATTACTTGTTTTGGATTATCTTTAACATTCTTTTTATTTAGAAGCCGGCACGAAAAAACCGCATAAGCTAACAATCCGAAGACTCGTTTTTTCTATTCGGATTACAACTGTGTAGTTTTTTCGTTTTTAGAAGTCGAACAATATTGGCCGAACCATCTCGGCCATTCGTATATTCGGATCACTCCGTTAGAATTAGAAAGGCAAACAAACAATGGTGGCAAACTCCGTCCAAACTACAAATTTTTCAGAGAAAGGAGCGATCAGCATCAACAAGATCCGTATAGGATTTTCCATAGTGATGCTTTTTGTGAACGTTCTGGCTTTATTCTCTCAAGGGTCCAGTTCTCAAACCAGCACATTCATCAATTTTTTAATAGAACTCACCATTTTCGGTTACGGGGTCGCTCAGATCTTCTTACTCAGAAAAGGAAAACTTAAAAAGTCCTTTGTAACTCTATGCGTGTTCTTAGATATCTTAATGTATTCGCTCATATTCATCACAGTAACCGTTTTCGCCGCAAATGCGGAAGCTATGGTCGGAACATTGAAGATGCCATTCTTCATCATGTTGTACTTTTTCGTGATGATCTATTCGGGACTTCTTCTTTCCCCTAGGACCACTTTGATGGTCGGATATTTGGCATTGATCGGAACATTCTCCATGGATTATTTTGCATGGTTGAACGGAGTGGAGTTTAAATATAACACTGATAAGTCCACAGAGATCTCCATATTTTTCGAGATCATACGATTCGTATTTTTCGTTTTAGGGATCCATATCTTAACTTCGGTGGTAAAATTTTTAGTTTCGGTTTCAGACGTAGCGATCAAATCCACTGTCGAGGCAGAAGCAAAAAGTGAAGAAGCGGAGAAGGCCAAAGATAGAATTACTAGCGAAGCTTCTACATTAAATAGAAATACTTCTGAAATGAAAACTGAAATGGACACTCTAAACTCGGAGATCCAGAGCCAGGTTTCCAGTATGGAACAGATCAGCGCTTCTCTTGAAGAATTAGCTGCATCCACAGACAGCGCAGCCGAATTCGTAAAAGCACAGTTCGGAAAGATAGAAGAATTAAACAAAGAAAGTGATACGTTAAATTCGATCTTAAAAGAAGTACGTATCTCCACAGACTCGCTCTCCAAAACAACGGAAGAATCCAAAGTTTATAGCAAAGATGTTTCCGGAGCAATGGAAGTATTGGGAAATAATTTCGGAGAAGTAAGTAAATCCTTCCAAAAAGTCCAAGATGTTAACGATATCATGAGAGAGATCGCCGACAGGACTAACTTACTAGCGTTAAACGCTTCTATCGAGGCGGCAAGAGCAGGAGAACACGGAAAAGGATTCGCGGTAGTAGCACAAGAGGTAGCAAAACTCGCAGATAGTGCTTCCGAAAACGCAGCCACAATCTCTAAAATTATCGGAGAAGCAGCAAAACTGATCACAAACGGAAACACCGCGGCAGAAGAAACAAAACGAAAAGTTTCCGTCCAAGAATCCGGATTTACTTCCGTGGTAGATAACCTGAACCAATTGAGATCCAGAGTGGAAAACCAAGGAAAGATCCATGAGTCCTTCTTAAAATCTTTCCGGGAACTATTCGATCTATCCAGACAAATTGAGTCCATCGCGAGCGAGCAGAAGAACGGGACCAAAGAAGTGGTCCAGGCACTTTCTTCCATCGAACAATCTTCGAATATCATCTCGGAAGGTTCGAACAGAATGAGAGCCAGCTTAGAGGAGCTTTCCGAACAATCAAAAAGACTGGTAGTTCAGTAAAGCCTCGCCGGGCGGTTTTTAGAAGTTCAATATTCTTGACTTCCCGGCATCCGTTGAAAGACTGACTTTCGTAACCCATCGCGAGTGTGGTGAAATTGGTAGACACGCCAGATTTAGGTTCTGGTGCAGTAATGTGTGGGGGTTCGAGTCCCTCCACTCGCAAAAACTTTCCTCTTCAAAACAATCAAACATTCTGATAAAACAAATCTCGAGGGACTCGAAGCGACAGCGATCGTAGCGGAAATCCGGCGATGCGCCATTGCGTTATGGTGCATCGCTGATTGAGCGTAGAGCGCGGTCCGAACGTAAGTGAGGAGTCGCCCTATTCGCTCTTCCAGCTTTGGAACAAAGGCAAAATCGCTTCTGCCAGAGCAAGGTCAGACTTTTCCGTGATTTTCAGATTATAAGGATTGGATTCTACCAACTTGGAACTGATCCCGTGAGCTTGGGCCCAAGTGCATAGATCGGTCGGTTCCGTTGTAGATGGTTTTTCCAGGAGACTTTTCAAGATATCTCCCCGGATCCCTTGGGGAGTTTTCATAAACCAGATCTTGTCCCGATCTAAAAACTTGAGATTGCCATTATTTTCTTCCAATACTGTTTCGTGGTTTTTAGAAGCTAGTGTGGCAACTCCTGCACCTTCTACCACAACGGACAGATTGTCCAAATCATCTTGAGATACGAACGGTCTTGCCGCATCATGGATCAAAATAATATCGTTCGGAGCAAACTGAATGGAAGAAATTCCGGATAACGTGGATCCGTGCCTGGTCTCTCTGCCTTCTACAATTCTATCTCTTTCTCTGAGATAAGGGAAACAAAGTTCTTCCGACTTTAGAATATAATCTTTATGTGATACGAGTACGATACTTTTGGTTTTTCCCCAATCCAGAAATGTTTCCAGGCTATGGAGTAAGATCGGTTTTCCGTTTAATTCTAAAAATTGTTTCGGAATATCGGACTTCATCCGGGAGCCTGTTCCTCCCGAAAGAAGTAGAAGATATATATTACCCGATGGAAACCAGGACTTCATTCTGAAGGACTTGTTCCAAACTTTGCTTTTTACGGACTAATTTTACGGTTCCATCCAGATCGATCAGAACTTCCGGTGTTTCCGGGTAGGAATTATAATTTTTTACGGACATAGAAGAACAATAAGCTCCCGTTCCTTCCATCACTACCAAGTCTCCAATCTCAGGTATTTGAGTGGTCCTAAGTTGAGGCCCACCTCCTTCTTCCTGGGTGATCAAGTCGCCGCTTTCGCAACAATGTCCCACATACACGAAGTCTCCTGTTTTTTGTTCGGAGTTTTCTTTTCCTGGGATCACCACCAATGGATGTTTTGCCGCATATAAAGCGGGTCTTGTATTCACATCCATTCCCATATCTAGTTTTACGAAAGTATATCCGCCTTCTCCAGTGTAGACAATATCATCCACCTGAGTGAGGATTGCTCCGTTATTCACCATTAAGAAGGAGCCCGGCTCTATTTCCATTTTGAGTTGGATCCCTTTTTCTTTGGCATAATTTTGAAAGAGTTCTTTTACTGGCTGTCCTACAACCTGAGGATCGGTCGTTTTTTCACCGATCATTCTCCCCACCTTGAAACCTCCACCCAAGTTAACAGTCCTACAATCAGGGAATTGTGCTGCGATCTCTAAGGTATAATGTGCAACTGCTTTCCAAACTTCAGGATCTGAGCCTGAACCTATATGAGTGTGAACTCGAACAAGTTTGAGTCCGTATTTGGAAACGATCTCTTTTACTTTTCCGATCTCTTCATGCCAGATACCGAAGGAAGAAGTTTTACCTCCTACATCCGTTTTCTTTGTAGCGCCCGATCCTAAACCTGGATTAAAACGAACGCTTACTTCTCCGCCGGGAAATAATTTTCCAAATTCTTCCAATTGTCGGAGAGAACATGCGTTGAATTGAACCCCTTGCGGGATCAGATCCTTTAAGGATTTTGCCAATTGTTGGGAAGTGAGTAGAATATCGGAAGGTTTGAATCCCGCGAGTATCGCGCGCTGCACTTCATGTTCCGAAGAAGCGTCGATTTGTATTCCCTTCTTCTTTAATATTTCCAGAACCGTTCTGCCTGGATTGGCTTTCATTGCGAATCGAACGGTCAGTCCGAAAGCGTTCGGGAATGCAAGTGTATCGTCGCAGCTTTTTTCGATCCCTTTGCGAGAGTACACAAATACTGGGGTTCCGAAATTTGTTGCGATTTTTCTAGCTTCTTCGGGAGTCAAAAATTTAAGATTTTCTATTGATTGCATAGGGTTAGAGGGTTTTCTAGATCCTTCTAGGCCATCTTTTAGAGCGGTCCGGGTTTTTTCAAAGGCAAAATTCCGATATGGCAGGCAAAATCACTCATCTCGAAGCTCTTTCTCAAGTCTGCAAACATCTGGATCACGGAACCGCAGAACAAAGAAAGATCGCAAAACTGTTAAGAGAAGAAGGTACCCGTAAGTTTGCCAATATAGGCGCGATCGCTCCCGACATTTTCTATTTTTATCATGTTCTTTCTCCGGTTCGGACCAAAAAGGCTCTTCCTTGGGGAGACCTAAGCCATCACGAAAACGTTTTGGAATTGATCCTGAATTTTTTGGACGGGGTCCTCACGGTCGAAGAAGGAATTTATAGAGATCGTTTTCTCGCATTCACTCTAGGTTATATCATCCACTGCGCCGTGGATATAGTCACTCATCCTTATATCTTTTTTATTTCCGGAGATTATTATAGCCCGGATAAACAGATCAGCTCCAAGGCTCAATACAATCATATGAGAGTGGAATTCGCTTTGGATTCTTGGCTCTTAGATTTCAGATGGGGAATGACTCCTAAAGCGTACGACTTTGTGCAGCATGTGGATGTGATCTTCAAAGGAAAAGACGGGCAGAAAAAAATGGATCCTATGCTTTGGAACTTCTGGTTGAAAAGTTTAAAGGCAACCTTCCCTAAAGAGTTTAAAGAAAAGTATATAGGCTCCGAAGAAAAGATCATTCCCGGAGATATTCTGAACGAATCTTTCTTAGGTTATTTGTATTTTCATAGATACTTGGATTCCAGAAGTAAGATCGTAAGAGCCGCACTCAGCTTTTTAGATAAGATCACTTTTCATAAAGTAAATTCTTCCGTCCTGATGCTTCCATTAAAGGAACATATAGATAAGAGGATCATGAATGAAGAAAAAAGAGAATGGTCTTATCCCGCGGACCCGAACCTGATCCGTAATGATTCTTTTGTGGAGTTGATCAACAAAGCATGCGAGGCTGCAAAAGATGCGGTTACGAATGCCTGGGGTTATGTTCACGACAAAACTTCTCGTTCTTCTATGATCAAAGAATACCAAGGATATAATTTAGATACCGGTCTTAGATTCCACGGCATAGATAAGATGCGCCAATTTTCGCCTTTATAAGAAATCAGCATAAAACCAAATGAAACACGAACCCGTAGATTTTTTCACAAGATATTTCGTAGTACTTTTTAGGGATAAGGTCCAATCCCGTTTGGATTCTTCAGACCCAGTTCGCAAACTTATCTATCTTGTTTTGGGGCTTATCTTCTTAAACGGATTTTTATTCGTATTCTCTATCAAAGATATTTGGCAGGTCCCTAAGGCGGACCGTTACGAAAAACCTTCTCTACTCTTCGGACTCAACACGGAAGGGAAATACGAGCCTATCGCGGAATTTTATAGATTTTCCAGAGTGGTGATCACCGACGAAGATCTTCCCGGCGGTTGGGATGATAATAAGGTAATCCGTTGTTTTGTTTCTACGGAAGATAATAATTTCAGATCCCACAAAGGTCTGGACCTTCGAGGGATTTTTAGAGCAACCATGGTCAACCTTCTTGCAGGAAGAGTGAAAGAAGGTGCATCCACAATCACTCAGCAGGTTGCCAGATTAAAATTCCTAAATACGGAAAGATCCTTTTTACGTAAGGCAAGAGAAGCATGGCTTGCACTTCTTCTCGAACTTGTATTCGATAAAAAAACCTTAATAGGTATCTATTTAAACGAGATCCCGCTTGGTCATGGAACGATCGGAGTAGGTGCCGCGGCAAAATTCTATTTCAGAAAAGATATTAAGGACTTGAGCTGGGGAGAAGCAGCACTTCTTGCAAGTTTGACCACAAGACCCAAGGAATTTTCTCCTTTAGTAAATCCGAATACATCCGCTTCCAAGGTAAGAGTTGTATTCAAAAAGCTGGTGGAAAACGGGATCCTGGATGTGGAAACCGCAGAGAGAGAATTCGAAGCATTCTCCGAATATTATATAACCTTAAATCGTTCTCCTAACGATTCCGCATTCTCGGATCGTCTCAATAAATTCCCTTATTTTACGGAATATGTGCGTAAGAACCTGGCCCGTTATATACCTTCTCAACAGATATACGAGGGCGGTTTGAAGATCTATACCACCCTAAATATACAGCACCAAGCCCAGGCAGAAAAGGCCTTGGCTGCAGGTTTAAAACAACAGACCCAATTATCCAACCAAAGGGCTTTCACGAAAATTGATTCATTCGAAGATTCCTACGGTTCTACCTATAAACTTTTGGCGGAACTTCATGATCTTCCAGAATTCAAATTTAAGATCTCCCGTTCTTATAGAACATTCAATAGGGCTTGGCAGGAAGAATTTAGGGACGATCTATCCGTATTAAATTTGATCTCAGGCACGGAGATGTTGGGAGAAGCAATCGACTGGAATTATAGGACCCAAGCTACTGAGGATCATCTTCTTCCCGTAGAAGGAGCGTTAATTTCCATTCGTCCGGACACTGGTCATATCACCGCGATGGTAGGAGGTTCAGGATTTAGATCAGATAACCAACAGATCCGTGCATTCCAGGCTTACAGACAACCTGGCTCCGCATTCAAACCTTTAGTGTATGCTTCCGCGATGGAATATTATCATGAACACCCTGATGACAAAAAGAATGTTACTGCTGCTTCCCTATTTGATGATTCTCCACTTCAATATGTTTTAGAAGATGGGGATGAATGGAACCCAAGTAATTATTCAGGAGAATATTCAGGATTTATCCGTTTAAGACAAGCACTCGAACTTTCCAGAAATAGTGTTGCAGTTCGACTTCTTGAACATACCGGTTTGAATAATCTTCTGCCAAGACTCGAAAAACTTTTACAAGTGGAGAATAGAAATCTTCCAAGAGACTTTTCAATCGCATTAGGAAGTTTTGAAGTTTCTCCTTATGAACTCGCAAGATCTTACGCGGTATTTGCTTCCGGAGGAAAACAAGTTTTCCCTCTCAGCGTTCTATATGTAGAAGACGAACAAGGAAATCTGATCAAAGATTTCAGAAAAGAGTTCGAATCCAAAGAAAGAAAAAGATTACTCTCCCCTGAAACAAGTTACGTAATCACTTCCATGATGGAAGACGTGATCAAAAAAGGAACAGGGACCGGAGCAAGATCTTACGGACTCACTCGCCCTGCCGCAGGAAAAACTGGGACCACTAATAATTTTAGAGATGCTTGGTTCGCAGGTTACACTCCTGAACTTGTAGCGGTCGTTTGGGTGGGATATGATACTGGAACACTTTCGTTAGGCCGTGGAATGTCAGGTGCAGTTGTAGCCGCTCCTATCTGGGGAAGATTTATGGCGAATGCACTTGCCAAAGAAAAATCCAAATCATTCGATTTCGGAGACGCAAAAATTGTTCGCAGGACCATCTGCTCCATCTCCGGAAAACTGCCAGGCAGCCATTGTTACCAAACGGAAGAAGAAGTTTTCGATAAAGATACGGTTCCTAAAGAAGTCTGCGAAGACCATAGAGGTATGAGCGAACCGGATCCAACCCCGACCCATACCGCAGACCCAGGAACTACTAAGAAGAAAAAACCGAACCTCTTCGAGGGTGACGAGGATGTCATTCGGTAGTTATTGAAACCCCTAATCTCTCTCTGCGGCTTCGCGGCTCTGCGTGAGACTTAAATTTATTTTCTTACAACCAAGTCGGTCCGGGGTCCGAAGAAATAAGATTCCCGGAGAGGGGGGAGCGGAAGACGCGAAGCGGCTGAAGCGAGGGGGACACCTCCCCCTTATATCTTCTCTTATCCACCTTTTACAAAAAGAGTTGTCGATTTCGGAACCGCCCACCAAATAGATGAATCAGCAGTCAGGAGTAACAGATGGCCATCGGTAAGGATAATAATAACAGCGTAATCGGCCCAGGTTCCATATTTGAGGGCAAATTCTATATCGCTGGTTCCCTACGTATCGACGGAAAATTCGAAGGGGAAATTAAAACCGACGACGCATTATTTATTGGAGAAACCGGTAAGGTCCGCACTAATATTGCTGCGAGAGAAGTGATCGTAGCAGGAACCTTGATCGGAAATATTAAGGCGGAATCAGAAGTCCGCTTGGAAGAAACCGGACGTCTCTTAGGGGATATTATCGCTCCCGCTCTTTCCCTGGCAAAAGGTGTGGTAGCAAAAGGAAATATCACCGTAACCGGAGGCCAAAAGAAAGACGTTAAAAAGATCGTAGAAGAATCTTTTGGCGGAACAAGGACCCTGGACAACGGAAAGGAAGAATAACTCTTAGGACCCGAGTTCTTTTTTCCCACCTCTTAGATTTGTTCGAATCAAAAACTCGGGTGGTTCTCCGCCCGATCGACCGATACTCATAGTATGATCTTCAAGAAGCCCAGGCAATTGACCGCAGGAAAGGAAATCCTCCGGACAGATAATTTCACCCTGATCTACCTGGGCGCTTTCCATTTCCATTATTCCTTTTATTTCAGAGGGAATCTATACCACGGAAACCTGGATTTCAGAAGACGCAAATTCCGCGTTATTCCTCTTGTAGCATCGGTCATTTTTATGGTCCTATTTTTGGGGATTTGGATGAGCCCATCTAATGCTTCTATGGAATCCGCTTCTACTGAAGTGACCGAAAACGATTCGGAAGACTTAAAAGCCAAAAAAGGCGACGAAAAATTCT
Proteins encoded in this region:
- a CDS encoding bactofilin family protein codes for the protein MAIGKDNNNSVIGPGSIFEGKFYIAGSLRIDGKFEGEIKTDDALFIGETGKVRTNIAAREVIVAGTLIGNIKAESEVRLEETGRLLGDIIAPALSLAKGVVAKGNITVTGGQKKDVKKIVEESFGGTRTLDNGKEE
- a CDS encoding penicillin-binding protein 1A is translated as MKHEPVDFFTRYFVVLFRDKVQSRLDSSDPVRKLIYLVLGLIFLNGFLFVFSIKDIWQVPKADRYEKPSLLFGLNTEGKYEPIAEFYRFSRVVITDEDLPGGWDDNKVIRCFVSTEDNNFRSHKGLDLRGIFRATMVNLLAGRVKEGASTITQQVARLKFLNTERSFLRKAREAWLALLLELVFDKKTLIGIYLNEIPLGHGTIGVGAAAKFYFRKDIKDLSWGEAALLASLTTRPKEFSPLVNPNTSASKVRVVFKKLVENGILDVETAEREFEAFSEYYITLNRSPNDSAFSDRLNKFPYFTEYVRKNLARYIPSQQIYEGGLKIYTTLNIQHQAQAEKALAAGLKQQTQLSNQRAFTKIDSFEDSYGSTYKLLAELHDLPEFKFKISRSYRTFNRAWQEEFRDDLSVLNLISGTEMLGEAIDWNYRTQATEDHLLPVEGALISIRPDTGHITAMVGGSGFRSDNQQIRAFQAYRQPGSAFKPLVYASAMEYYHEHPDDKKNVTAASLFDDSPLQYVLEDGDEWNPSNYSGEYSGFIRLRQALELSRNSVAVRLLEHTGLNNLLPRLEKLLQVENRNLPRDFSIALGSFEVSPYELARSYAVFASGGKQVFPLSVLYVEDEQGNLIKDFRKEFESKERKRLLSPETSYVITSMMEDVIKKGTGTGARSYGLTRPAAGKTGTTNNFRDAWFAGYTPELVAVVWVGYDTGTLSLGRGMSGAVVAAPIWGRFMANALAKEKSKSFDFGDAKIVRRTICSISGKLPGSHCYQTEEEVFDKDTVPKEVCEDHRGMSEPDPTPTHTADPGTTKKKKPNLFEGDEDVIR